CATCCAGACGCTGCAGGCGCTGACGCGACTCCAGATGCGCACCAAGAAGACCGACAGTCGAACGGAACGGTTTCTCAGCGAGATCGCGCTGCGCGGCGAGACCGAGGAATGGCGCGTGTGGGCACGCAAGCAGATGGCGAAGGCAGAGTGAGCAGTCGAGAGAATTGCTCGATGCTCGGCTCCGAGACAACGAGGCCAATCCCGTTTCCGTCAACCTCGTGCCTCGATCTCCCTGCGATCACCACCCCCGCCTCGCCCACGCCTCACGCTGGAGCGCTGCAAGCGAGACGCGCTTCCGCACGCGCGTGCCGGTGCCGGTGCCAGGGAGCGTCGCGCCCTCCATCGAGGCGCCGACTGCGGCACCGACCAGGCAGTCGAGCCAGTGGTTGTCGGGACCGTTGACACGGAGCTTCCACTCATCGACCGTGCGACCGCGACCTTGGGTCTGCACTCGGTACTCGGCGGTGAGATGCTCGGCCAGCAGGCGATGCTTCCGCGGGTCGCGACCGAAGAGTGTCAGGCAGCCCTTGTCCCCCATCGGCGCCGACAGCCGGCTCACGATGAACGACTTCCACCAGTTCGTGTCAAAGAGCACATGCTTCACGGCGCGACGGCCGGACATGAGCGGGATGCGCCAGTTGATTCCGACACGCTCGCCGCGTTGCTGCTTGTACTCGGCGAACGGCCTGCTCGATGCGCCCACATACCGACCGTGGCTTGGGATCACGAGCGCCGCGTGCGGAGTCTCTCTGCAGAACTGGTAGACGACCTCCGTCGACTGGCCCCAGTTCGCGTCGATCAGGCAGCGGCTGATCCGCATCGAACCGCCATTGTCGAGCCTCCACTCGCGGCCAAGAAGCGCTGCCGTCAGTCGCTCGAGACCCGCGTAGATTGCGCCCTCGAGACCGGCCCCCGGCTTCGCGGTCGAGAGCGTGCGCTTGATCTCGCGCAACTGAAACCACTCCGACTTCTGGTCCGGCTCCGTGCCATACGCGAGAACCGAGCCCGTGAAGTTCTCTTCCCACGCGGCGACGAGCCAGTAGAGCGCCTTCTGCTGGACATCGATGAAGGCGGTGATGATTGTCGATCCGTGAGGGATCACTTCCGGGGAGTGGCCATTGGTACGTGCGGCGATGTCGTCCGCCTTGAGTTCTGTTTGATCGCTGATCGCCTCCGAGATGGGTTCGTTCTGGTACTCCGCCTGGAACGCGGCCGCGTCGTCGAACCTCAGGTTCATGGCGTGCTGGAGTGCCGAGAGTTCGTCTGGATTGAACCGCTCGTCCCAGCCGACGCGGGCGCCCTTGTCCATCGCCTCGCGGTGCTCGCGATAGAAGTCGGTGGCTTCACCGGTACCGCGTTCCGCCTTGAGCCCGGTTGCGCGAAGCTCGGCGTAGGTGCTCCAGAGCTTCTCGTTCGTCGGGAACGCATAGACCATCTTCGTCCGCTCGCCCTGCCATGCGGGATGCTTGTCACGATCGAGCAGGCGATCGGCCAGATCGTCCTGGCGGACCACGGTGAGCGTCATGAGTCCGGCGATCTTCGTGCCGGGACCGGCCATGCCGAGGATCGCGCCTGCGAGAATGCGCTCGCGGCTCGTGCATTGAGATGGCGACCGCGCCGATTCGTCCGTCTGCGGATCGTCGACGAGCACCAGCGACGGTCGCACCGCATTGCCGTCCGGTCGCTTGTATTTCATGCCGCGGACTCTGCCGGTGATGCCTGCGACACGAATGATCGCACCCGAGGCCTTCGAACCTTCGATCGTCGGCAGCACGATCTCCTTCGCCGTCCAACCGATGTGCGTCTGCTTCCCCCGGAAGAGCTGGCCCGAGGCGCGTTGGTGGATGCCCTCGAGCTTCCTGATCGGGAAGCACGCGCCAGGGAAGTCTTCGAGCAGGAGATCGTTGTTCTCGAGTTCGGCCTTGATCGAATCGAGCATGTTCGCGGCGTGGTCCTCGTCGCTACCGATCAACGCCACGAACTCCCGGTGGCCGTAGAGCATCGCCCAGAGACACGCCGTTTCGCAGAGCGAGGTCTTGCCGCTGCCACGCGGCATCGCCATCGCGAAGAGGCCGCCCTCGAGCACAGCGGTCTCGATCTTCGAGATGACCTTCAGGTGATCGGGCGACCACTTCAGGTGGAATGTCTGCGGCATGTACTTCTCGCAGAAGCCCCGGAAGTCGCGTTCGCATGAATCCCGCCGCGCTGGGTCCTGAACTTCCGGGAGCTCGCCGATCTCGCGGCCTGAGATCGACATGAGCGCCGCACGCATGCGCGTCCTCTCGCGCTCCGCCTCCCACCCACCAGCAGTTCCGTCAGCGCCATCACCTTCCGGGGGGGGCGAGTGCCGCTTGTCGAAGAGCCACGCGGCGTAACGAAGGAGATCGACGCGCGTGTGATCACCGGAAGCACTGATGCGAAGACCCGCGCGCGTGCGATGGCGATGAAGCTGCCGCTCGCCAAGGCACTCACCCAGCGGCGTCGAGTTGAGCAGCCGACAGAGTTCACCGGCGCGCAACTTCCGGGGATCAGCGGCCACGGTTCGCCTCCTGCGATGTGACCTGTCGCGCGAGCCACGCGGTGTAGTGCACGAGGCTCATTGATCCGTCTGCGTTTGTGGGCGCACCGGCCTCGATGTCCTCGCGAAGGCGCTCCTCGCTTGCATGTTGCGAGCCCGAGGCGCGAAGCAGCCGCACCATGTCAACGGTGGAGAGCGAGGCGGGACTCTTCTTGTTCGCGGCATCGCTCATGTCGCACACCTCGGACCTTGGCCGTGAATCCGCCACGGGGCGCAAAGGGGCGCGCTGGCACCTTGGAACATCGCGACTTCCGGCCGGATTGCTGCCGCTACGCCTTGATGGGTTGGCGATGCCATGCCCTGATGTCGCCAACGCGAACGCAATACCGCGACGCGAACGAAGGACAACGCCATGAAGACCAAGCGACCAACACCGAACGAGAACGCAGCCGCATACACGAGCGCCAAGAACGACATCGCAAAGCTGATTGATGTGCTGCAGCAAGAACTCGCCAAGCACAACGAGCGAGCGAAGAACAACCCACGCAACGGAGGACTGACCGGCGACCTTCTGAAGATCCGCGATGACCTTCTCTGGACCACCGCATTCATCAGCGGGATGGAGCGAACCGACATCGAGGCCTTCCTCGATGACATGGACGACGCGAACTGAAAGCGACCATGCCACGACTTCACTTTCCAGATCAGGCACTCGTCAGGCGCCTCGTCGAAGCGGCCGTCACAAGCGGAAAGCCGCTCATGCTCGCGCACGACCACGGCCTCTACCTCTGCACCGACGCGATGAGGGAGCCCGATGGCACCTGCGTCTGCGCCTTCGTGAAGGGCTGCGACCCGAGGCAGAACGCCGCCGCCTTCGAGGTCGCGAACTACCTCGTCGGCCACGACGACTTCGGCATCTCGTTTCCGATGGGCGGCCAAGAGCAGTTGCTCGCCGACCTGAAGCGCGGCCATCGCCTTGCCATCGACTTCGGCAGACGCGCCGTGGCCATCGTCATGAAGGCACCACCGACCAAGCAATCTCAACCGACTCCAACCGCACGCGGGCGCGGCGCGGAGTCTCACCCAACAGCCCGCAACAAGGACAGCACCATGACCACGACAGCAACGAAGAAGAAGACGGCCACGAAGGCAGCACCGAAGAAGAGCGGCGAACGGCTCAAGAACGAGGCACGCGCCGAGATCGCGAAGCGCATCGCCACGCTCGACGCCGGCGGCGACCCGAGCGCTGAAGCGACGGCCACGGAGGCCACCAGTGCCACCACGGGGGCCACGGCGGCGCCTGTTGCGAAGGGCAAGGCCAGCACCAAGCCGAAGGCCACGAAGGCGAAGGACGCCACTGACGCCAAACCCGCCAAGCCTGCCAAGGCGGCGAAGCCGAAGCGACTGAGCGCGCTCGACGCGGCGGCCACGGTGCTCAAGACGGCGAAGGAGCCCATGAACACCGCCGACCTGATCGTCGAGATGGCGAACAGGAAACTCTGGACATCGCCCAACGGCGCGACGCCCGAGCAGACGCTCTACGCCGCGATGTCGCGCGAGATCAAGACGAAGGGCAAGGACGCTCGCTTTACCAAGACCGATCGCGGCCACTTCGCATTCAACGGTAAGGCGAGCTGAAGCATGCGCGAAGAGACCTTCAACATCCCCTTCGACTCGCTCGTGAGGCGCGTCGTACCTCGAAAGGGCGCGCCGTACGAACACACCTGCTCCAAGCGGGTCTACGAGTATGTCGCGCTCGCCATCGACCACCAAGCAGGAGCGCCGTTCACCGGCGAGAGCATTCGCGACTACATCATGTCCATCCCGGACAACGGCGATGCGCCCTTCACGCAGGTGATGGTCGCGATGGCATTCCTCAAGGAGCGCGGCTGCATCGTGCCTGCAGACAAGCGTCGGCATCACGCGGCGAGCGACTGGGTCTACGAGGACGCGTTGATCGAATGGCACGCGCTTCGAGAAGGCTCGCCCGGTTCCGCGGCGGCACGCGGGGAGGTGGTCTGAACCATGACGCGTGAACGCATGCTCGAAGACCTGCTCAGCGCTGCGATCGACCTTGCCGAGGCACGGCGCCAGGACTCCGACACCGCCGAGGAGTGGGACGCGCTCGAGCGGGCCATCATCGCCGCCGAGTCGCCAACCGAGCCGATCTACGCCTTCGAGGGCGGGTGGTTCCTGCGGCGCTCCAACGAGTCCATCGACCCGAACAACATCGGTGTGGACGCGGTTGACCTCGACGACCTCGAGGTAATCGCCCGGTCGATCGAGGAGGATGTCGACCACGGCTTCCGGGGCTGGTTCGTGGTCGACGAACTCGTCGCGCCATCGGGCCGCACTTGGACGCGCTGCCTTGTGGCGGTCGAATGCCTGAAGCGCATGGGTCTCCTCCGCGAGCGAGGCCTCGACAACCGCATCTACCTGGCCGATGGCTTCAGCGCCGACAAGGCTGTCGAATCGTTTCGGCGCGAGGCAGGCCTGCCGCGTAGCAAGTAGGCCACGCGTCACGCGCCCCCACCGTCCCCCCACCCCGGCTACGGTCGGGGTTTTCTGCGGCACGACCGCCCGCTGACTGCTCGCTGACTGCTCGCTGACCGCCCGCTGACAGCTCGCTGACTGCTCTGAGCTCCTCATCGCATCGCCTCTTCGCGGGGCTTCATCGGGATCGGTGATTCGCCGGTGCGCTCGAGCACCGCAGCGTTGCCCGAGAATCGCTGATACCTGTCAACGATCACATCGCAGTAGAGCTGGTCGAGCTCCATCAGGAACGCCTTGCGACCGGTCTGCTCAGCGGCGATGAGCGTGCTCCCCGAGCCGCCGAAGAGATCAAGCACATTCTCGCCG
This region of Phycisphaeraceae bacterium genomic DNA includes:
- a CDS encoding phage terminase large subunit family protein translates to MAADPRKLRAGELCRLLNSTPLGECLGERQLHRHRTRAGLRISASGDHTRVDLLRYAAWLFDKRHSPPPEGDGADGTAGGWEAERERTRMRAALMSISGREIGELPEVQDPARRDSCERDFRGFCEKYMPQTFHLKWSPDHLKVISKIETAVLEGGLFAMAMPRGSGKTSLCETACLWAMLYGHREFVALIGSDEDHAANMLDSIKAELENNDLLLEDFPGACFPIRKLEGIHQRASGQLFRGKQTHIGWTAKEIVLPTIEGSKASGAIIRVAGITGRVRGMKYKRPDGNAVRPSLVLVDDPQTDESARSPSQCTSRERILAGAILGMAGPGTKIAGLMTLTVVRQDDLADRLLDRDKHPAWQGERTKMVYAFPTNEKLWSTYAELRATGLKAERGTGEATDFYREHREAMDKGARVGWDERFNPDELSALQHAMNLRFDDAAAFQAEYQNEPISEAISDQTELKADDIAARTNGHSPEVIPHGSTIITAFIDVQQKALYWLVAAWEENFTGSVLAYGTEPDQKSEWFQLREIKRTLSTAKPGAGLEGAIYAGLERLTAALLGREWRLDNGGSMRISRCLIDANWGQSTEVVYQFCRETPHAALVIPSHGRYVGASSRPFAEYKQQRGERVGINWRIPLMSGRRAVKHVLFDTNWWKSFIVSRLSAPMGDKGCLTLFGRDPRKHRLLAEHLTAEYRVQTQGRGRTVDEWKLRVNGPDNHWLDCLVGAAVGASMEGATLPGTGTGTRVRKRVSLAALQREAWARRGW
- a CDS encoding DUF3085 domain-containing protein, with the protein product MPRLHFPDQALVRRLVEAAVTSGKPLMLAHDHGLYLCTDAMREPDGTCVCAFVKGCDPRQNAAAFEVANYLVGHDDFGISFPMGGQEQLLADLKRGHRLAIDFGRRAVAIVMKAPPTKQSQPTPTARGRGAESHPTARNKDSTMTTTATKKKTATKAAPKKSGERLKNEARAEIAKRIATLDAGGDPSAEATATEATSATTGATAAPVAKGKASTKPKATKAKDATDAKPAKPAKAAKPKRLSALDAAATVLKTAKEPMNTADLIVEMANRKLWTSPNGATPEQTLYAAMSREIKTKGKDARFTKTDRGHFAFNGKAS